A stretch of Rhododendron vialii isolate Sample 1 chromosome 4a, ASM3025357v1 DNA encodes these proteins:
- the LOC131323356 gene encoding uncharacterized protein LOC131323356 isoform X1, whose translation MKTVEVEMCINYKVYHTQRLGEGALQSGSYTLKRFIHSTSVHPIQLFSSGERPKAETVAETIVGNRAELVHFPSSLDPHVRLTSKDCPNCVGSMKRDVGREDAAIDSEHGLWCSSLAWPSQCHRQRIRKINRYCASWFHVLHQRPGKKKILGNGYGGSFDGFSGVLLKHSLDMGLL comes from the exons atgaaaaCTGTGGAAGTAGAGATGTGTATAAACTATAAAG TATACCATACGCAAAGGCTTGGGGAAGGTGCATTACAAAGTGGAAGTTACACATTGAAAAG GTTTATTCACTCAACGTCTGTTCATCCAATTCAACTCTTTTCTAGTGGAGAGAGGCCAAAGGCCGAGACCGTTGCAGAAACCATTGTTGGCAATCGAGCAGAGTTGGTGCACTTTCCTTCCTCCTTAGATCCTCATGTGCGACTGACATCCAAAGACTGTCCAAATTGCGTTGGATCA ATGAAACGCGATGTTGGAAGAGAAGATGCGGCCATAGATTCAGAACATGGACTATGGTGTTCTTCCTTAGCATGGCCATCACAATGCCACCGACAAAGAATCAGGAAAATAAA CAGGTATTGCGCCTCGTGGTTTCATGTGCTGCATCAGAgaccagggaaaaaaaaaatcctcggCAATGGATATGGTGGTTCTTTTGATGGTTTCAGCGGCGTGCTTTTGAAGCACTCTCTCGACATGGGCCTTTTGTAA
- the LOC131323356 gene encoding uncharacterized protein LOC131323356 isoform X2 has protein sequence MKTVEVEMCINYKVYHTQRLGEGALQSGSYTLKRFIHSTSVHPIQLFSSGERPKAETVAETIVGNRAELVHFPSSLDPHVRLTSKDCPNCVGSMKRDVGREDAAIDSEHGLWCSSLAWPSQCHRQRIRKIKYCASWFHVLHQRPGKKKILGNGYGGSFDGFSGVLLKHSLDMGLL, from the exons atgaaaaCTGTGGAAGTAGAGATGTGTATAAACTATAAAG TATACCATACGCAAAGGCTTGGGGAAGGTGCATTACAAAGTGGAAGTTACACATTGAAAAG GTTTATTCACTCAACGTCTGTTCATCCAATTCAACTCTTTTCTAGTGGAGAGAGGCCAAAGGCCGAGACCGTTGCAGAAACCATTGTTGGCAATCGAGCAGAGTTGGTGCACTTTCCTTCCTCCTTAGATCCTCATGTGCGACTGACATCCAAAGACTGTCCAAATTGCGTTGGATCA ATGAAACGCGATGTTGGAAGAGAAGATGCGGCCATAGATTCAGAACATGGACTATGGTGTTCTTCCTTAGCATGGCCATCACAATGCCACCGACAAAGAATCAGGAAAATAAA GTATTGCGCCTCGTGGTTTCATGTGCTGCATCAGAgaccagggaaaaaaaaaatcctcggCAATGGATATGGTGGTTCTTTTGATGGTTTCAGCGGCGTGCTTTTGAAGCACTCTCTCGACATGGGCCTTTTGTAA
- the LOC131323357 gene encoding early nodulin-like protein 1 isoform X3: MGSSTWLWMLLVLFSTGLMGSLEAYEFKVGGNQGWVLNPSENYNQWSARMRFQVNDTVFFKYNKGTDSVFVVNKQDYDTCNTQNPIMKMDGGDSVFKFDRSGPFYFISGNKDNCDKGQKLPVVVMAVRNSKKPTPPSTPPPVAQTPATSPTQASPPTKSPATAPSPAGITPATSPTPGSSTGSPSPAPMKSPTPATSPVSPSPATVESPTPATSPATSPVSPSPATVESPTPANTTLSPGMTPAESDTAPNPSSDTATPPPSSTPAFTPPVLLVLLVTLLSSVALGSFVASPSENMDIF, translated from the exons ATGGGTTCTAGCACATGGCTTTGGATGTTATTGGTGTTATTCAGTACTGGTTTAATGGGTTCATTGGAGGCTTATGAGTTTAAGGTGGGTGGAAATCAAGGGTGGGTACTAAACCCTTCAGAGAACTACAACCAATGGTCTGCGAGGATGAGGTTTCAAGTCAATGACACCGTCT tttTCAAGTATAACAAGGGAACGGATTCTGTGTTCGTCGTGAACAAACAAGATTACGACACCTGCAATACTCAGAACCCCATCATGAAGATGGACGGTGGTGATTCGGTGTTCAAGTTTGATCGATCTGGTCCCTTCTACTTCATCAGTGGAAACAAAGATAACTGCGATAAGGGTCAGAAGCTACCCGTCGTCGTTATGGCCGTTAGGAATTCGAAGAAGCCCACTCCTCCCTCAACCCCGCCGCCGGTGGCTCAAACTCCGGCGACGTCCCCGACACAAGCCTCGCCGCCGACAAAATCCCCGGCGACTGCCCCATCCCCGGCGGGGATTACTCCGGCGACGTCTCCGACACCAGGATCGTCGACAGGATCGCCATCTCCGGCACCGATGAAGTCACCAACTCCGGCGACCTCGCCGGTATCACCATCTCCGGCAACGGTGGAGTCACCAACTCCGGCCACGTCTCCGGCAACCTCGCCGGTATCACCATCTCCGGCAACGGTGGAGTCACCAACTCCGGCCAA TACGACATTGTCGCCGGGAATGACGCCGGCGGAGAGTGATACGGCTCCGAATCCCAGCAGCGATACTGCGACGCCGCCGCCTTCATCTACACCGGCTTTCACCCCTCcagttttgttggttttgttagTAACACTGCTGTCTAGTGTGGCTCTGGGTAGTTTTGTTGCTTCACCATCTGAAAATATGGatattttctag
- the LOC131323357 gene encoding early nodulin-like protein 1 isoform X2, whose product MGSSTWLWMLLVLFSTGLMGSLEAYEFKVGGNQGWVLNPSENYNQWSARMRFQVNDTVFFKYNKGTDSVFVVNKQDYDTCNTQNPIMKMDGGDSVFKFDRSGPFYFISGNKDNCDKGQKLPVVVMAVRNSKKPTPPSTPPPVAQTPATSPTQASPPTKSPATAPSPAGITPATSPTPGSSTGSPSPAPMKSPTPATSPVSPSPATVESPTPATSPATSPVSPSPATVESPTPAKSPATSPVSPSPATLESPTPANTTLSPGMTPAESDTAPNPSSDTATPPPSSTPAFTPPVLLVLLVTLLSSVALGSFVASPSENMDIF is encoded by the exons ATGGGTTCTAGCACATGGCTTTGGATGTTATTGGTGTTATTCAGTACTGGTTTAATGGGTTCATTGGAGGCTTATGAGTTTAAGGTGGGTGGAAATCAAGGGTGGGTACTAAACCCTTCAGAGAACTACAACCAATGGTCTGCGAGGATGAGGTTTCAAGTCAATGACACCGTCT tttTCAAGTATAACAAGGGAACGGATTCTGTGTTCGTCGTGAACAAACAAGATTACGACACCTGCAATACTCAGAACCCCATCATGAAGATGGACGGTGGTGATTCGGTGTTCAAGTTTGATCGATCTGGTCCCTTCTACTTCATCAGTGGAAACAAAGATAACTGCGATAAGGGTCAGAAGCTACCCGTCGTCGTTATGGCCGTTAGGAATTCGAAGAAGCCCACTCCTCCCTCAACCCCGCCGCCGGTGGCTCAAACTCCGGCGACGTCCCCGACACAAGCCTCGCCGCCGACAAAATCCCCGGCGACTGCCCCATCCCCGGCGGGGATTACTCCGGCGACGTCTCCGACACCAGGATCGTCGACAGGATCGCCATCTCCGGCACCGATGAAGTCACCAACTCCGGCGACCTCGCCGGTATCACCATCTCCGGCAACGGTGGAGTCACCAACTCCGGCCACGTCTCCGGCAACCTCGCCGGTATCACCATCTCCGGCAACGGTGGAGTCACCAACTCCGGCCAAGTCTCCGGCGACCTCGCCGGTATCACCGTCTCCGGCAACGTTGGAGTCACCAACTCCGGCTAA TACGACATTGTCGCCGGGAATGACGCCGGCGGAGAGTGATACGGCTCCGAATCCCAGCAGCGATACTGCGACGCCGCCGCCTTCATCTACACCGGCTTTCACCCCTCcagttttgttggttttgttagTAACACTGCTGTCTAGTGTGGCTCTGGGTAGTTTTGTTGCTTCACCATCTGAAAATATGGatattttctag
- the LOC131323357 gene encoding early nodulin-like protein 1 isoform X1, translating into MGSSTWLWMLLVLFSTGLMGSLEAYEFKVGGNQGWVLNPSENYNQWSARMRFQVNDTVFFKYNKGTDSVFVVNKQDYDTCNTQNPIMKMDGGDSVFKFDRSGPFYFISGNKDNCDKGQKLPVVVMAVRNSKKPTPPSTPPPVAQTPATSPTQASPPTKSPATAPSPAGITPATSPTPGSSTGSPSPAPMKSPTPATSPVSPSPATVESPTPATSPATSPVSPSPATVESPTPAKSPATSPVSPSPATLESPTPAKSPATSPVSPSPATVESPTPATVESPTPATVESPPPASTTLSPGMTPAESDTAPNPSSDTATPPPSSTPAFTPPVLLVLLVTLLSSVALGSFVASPSENMDIF; encoded by the exons ATGGGTTCTAGCACATGGCTTTGGATGTTATTGGTGTTATTCAGTACTGGTTTAATGGGTTCATTGGAGGCTTATGAGTTTAAGGTGGGTGGAAATCAAGGGTGGGTACTAAACCCTTCAGAGAACTACAACCAATGGTCTGCGAGGATGAGGTTTCAAGTCAATGACACCGTCT tttTCAAGTATAACAAGGGAACGGATTCTGTGTTCGTCGTGAACAAACAAGATTACGACACCTGCAATACTCAGAACCCCATCATGAAGATGGACGGTGGTGATTCGGTGTTCAAGTTTGATCGATCTGGTCCCTTCTACTTCATCAGTGGAAACAAAGATAACTGCGATAAGGGTCAGAAGCTACCCGTCGTCGTTATGGCCGTTAGGAATTCGAAGAAGCCCACTCCTCCCTCAACCCCGCCGCCGGTGGCTCAAACTCCGGCGACGTCCCCGACACAAGCCTCGCCGCCGACAAAATCCCCGGCGACTGCCCCATCCCCGGCGGGGATTACTCCGGCGACGTCTCCGACACCAGGATCGTCGACAGGATCGCCATCTCCGGCACCGATGAAGTCACCAACTCCGGCGACCTCGCCGGTATCACCATCTCCGGCAACGGTGGAGTCACCAACTCCGGCCACGTCTCCGGCAACCTCGCCGGTATCACCATCTCCGGCAACGGTGGAGTCACCAACTCCGGCCAAGTCTCCGGCGACCTCGCCGGTATCACCGTCTCCGGCAACGTTGGAGTCACCAACTCCGGCTAAGTCTCCGGCGACCTCGCCGGTATCACCATCTCCGGCGACGGTGGAGTCACCAACTCCGGCAACGGTGGAGTCACCAACTCCGGCAACGGTGGAGTCACCCCCGCCGGCGAGTACGACATTGTCGCCGGGAATGACGCCGGCGGAGAGTGATACGGCTCCGAATCCCAGCAGCGATACTGCGACGCCGCCGCCTTCATCTACACCGGCTTTCACCCCTCcagttttgttggttttgttagTAACACTGCTGTCTAGTGTGGCTCTGGGTAGTTTTGTTGCTTCACCATCTGAAAATATGGatattttctag